Proteins found in one Neomonachus schauinslandi chromosome 1, ASM220157v2, whole genome shotgun sequence genomic segment:
- the C1H3orf80 gene encoding uncharacterized membrane protein C3orf80 homolog gives MWGPGVTAEGLSVAPAPPPLLPLLLLLALALVAPSRGGGGCAELACGERERCCDAANATAVRCCKLPLHAFLDNVGWFVRKLSGLLILLVLFAIGYFLQRIICPSPRRYPHGQARPGQPRPGPPGGAGPPGAAGPPDDDDDDSPALMRDEAAAGSQDSLLDSGGGGRGRGGGGRSAPSCASEHELRMVSPVFLQLPSYEEVKYLPTYEESMRLQQLSPGEVVLPVSVLGRPRGGCAGESDGGEGRFPLI, from the coding sequence ATGTGGGGACCCGGAGTCACAGCGGAGGGCCTGTCCGTGGCGCCGGCaccgccgccgctgctgccgctgctgctaCTGCTGGCCCTGGCGCTGGTGGCGCCCTCGCGGGGCGGCGGGGGCTGCGCGGAGCTGGCGTGTGGCGAGCGGGAGCGCTGCTGCGACGCGGCCAACGCCACAGCGGTGCGCTGCTGCAAGCTGCCGCTGCACGCCTTCCTCGACAACGTGGGCTGGTTCGTCCGCAAGCTCTCCGGGCTGCTTATCCTGCTAGTGCTCTTCGCCATCGGCTACTTCCTGCAGCGCATCATCTGCCCCAGCCCACGCAGGTACCCGCACGGTCAGGCGCGGCCCGGGCAACCACGGCCCGGGCCGCCGGGGGGCGCAGGGCCGCCGGGGGCCGCGGGGCCGCccgacgacgacgacgacgactCGCCCGCGCTAATGCGCGACGAGGCGGCCGCCGGCTCTCAGGACTCGCTGCTGGACAGTGGCGGCGGGGGCCGAGGCCGGGGAGGCGGCGGGCGCTCGGCCCCCTCCTGCGCCTCGGAGCACGAGCTTCGCATGGTTTCGCCGGTCTTCCTGCAGCTGCCCAGCTACGAGGAGGTCAAGTACCTGCCCACTTACGAGGAGTCCATGCGGCTGCAGCAGCTCAGCCCCGGGGAAGTCGTGCTGCCCGTGTCGGTGCTCGGCCGCCCGCGAGGCGGCTGCGCCGGGGAGTCCGACGGCGGCGAGGGCCGCTTCCCGCTCATCTGA